Proteins encoded together in one Microbacterium sp. zg-Y625 window:
- a CDS encoding LacI family DNA-binding transcriptional regulator — translation MARRAGVSIATASRAFGEPERLAAATRERVMEAAADLGYANPQAGTATRTFGVIVPDVANPVYGKLLKAIESQAWHGRHRIVLFDADEDLRREREQIEQARRLDGMLLCSPRLPDAEVIALIGTSPAVIINRQIDGVPCVIMDAVHGPSQAIEHLVALGHEHIAYASGPQGSWADARRFDTIAAACEHHGIRLTRLSHHAASIQGGRAAAALAAASGATAVVAYNDLVALGLEAGMLELGRSCPDDISLVGIDDIDLAGAVTPALTTVQMPIERSGALAVDLLLQAIAGTVIGDVVTLGSQLIVRASTGVARAA, via the coding sequence GTGGCACGCCGCGCGGGGGTGTCGATCGCCACCGCGTCGCGTGCGTTCGGCGAGCCGGAGCGCCTCGCTGCCGCCACGCGCGAGCGCGTCATGGAGGCAGCGGCCGACCTCGGCTATGCCAACCCGCAGGCGGGCACCGCCACCCGCACGTTCGGCGTGATCGTGCCGGACGTGGCCAACCCCGTCTACGGCAAGCTTCTCAAGGCCATCGAGAGCCAGGCGTGGCACGGACGCCACCGCATCGTGCTGTTCGACGCCGATGAGGACCTCCGCCGCGAGCGCGAGCAGATCGAACAGGCTCGTCGGCTCGACGGCATGCTGCTGTGTTCGCCCCGCCTGCCCGACGCCGAGGTCATCGCCCTCATCGGCACCAGCCCTGCAGTCATCATCAATCGGCAGATCGACGGCGTCCCCTGCGTGATCATGGACGCCGTGCACGGTCCCAGTCAGGCCATCGAGCACCTCGTCGCCCTCGGGCACGAGCACATCGCCTACGCCTCGGGCCCGCAAGGGTCATGGGCCGACGCCCGCCGTTTCGACACCATCGCCGCGGCGTGCGAACACCACGGCATCCGTCTCACCCGCCTCAGCCACCACGCCGCGTCGATTCAGGGCGGGCGCGCCGCTGCCGCACTCGCGGCAGCGAGCGGGGCCACGGCCGTCGTCGCATACAACGACCTCGTCGCCCTGGGGCTCGAGGCGGGGATGCTGGAACTGGGGCGCTCCTGCCCCGACGACATCAGCCTCGTGGGCATCGACGACATCGACCTCGCCGGGGCGGTCACCCCGGCACTCACCACGGTGCAGATGCCCATCGAGCGCAGCGGCGCCCTCGCCGTCGACCTGCTGCTGCAGGCGATCGCCGGCACCGTGATCGGCGACGTCGTGACGCTCGGCTCGCAGCTGATCGTCCGGGCGTCGACCGGGGTTGCGCGGGCAGCCTAG